Proteins from a single region of Sneathiella aquimaris:
- a CDS encoding SLC13 family permease, with the protein MIETQLHMWLVFGFIAVAMYAFASDRIELEISAVAVIAGLLLLFYFYPLVDKQGNDLLSARDILAGLADPALITVLSLLVVGQGIVRTGALEKPIRQLVTLRRHHPIMAIALVLTIVMVISAFMNNTPVVVIFIPLMTALAERMHRSTSTLMIPLSYASILGGMTTLIGSSTNLLVSASATQAGHAPIGFFDFSVPGIVLAVAGLLYAMLVVPRLLPNRDAVTDGSAPISGKQFIVQIEISPDSPLVGERAVAGQFPSLRNITIRFIQREEKLLLPPFDDLVLRPCDSVVFAGTRKSLTDAFADNPEILHDFLENDEQSDSEPNDKQNTRDQTLAEVVVAPASRMIGRALHQISFHYQTGCVVLGIQRRSRMIRTSRMTDIRLEAGDVLLLLGKRQEIMELRNNPDVLLLEWSTRELPALALSLRARLIFGAVILSAATGFVPIVVAAVAGATAMVVSGCLNIHQASRSIDRRIFLLIWAALGLGAAMQATGGASYLAHQALSLLDGAGPAVVLSIFFLLVALFTNVLSNNATAVLFTPVAISIGTELGVDPMIFVFAVIFAANCSFATPMGYQTNLLVMGPGHYKFMDYFKAGAPLVILLWLVFSIFAPLYYGLL; encoded by the coding sequence ATGATTGAAACTCAACTTCATATGTGGCTGGTATTCGGGTTTATCGCGGTTGCCATGTATGCGTTTGCCAGCGACAGAATTGAACTGGAAATTTCAGCTGTTGCTGTTATCGCCGGCCTTTTACTGCTTTTCTACTTTTATCCCCTTGTCGATAAGCAAGGCAACGATTTACTGTCCGCCCGCGATATACTGGCCGGACTGGCAGACCCTGCCCTTATCACTGTCCTGTCTCTTCTGGTTGTGGGTCAGGGGATCGTGCGAACAGGCGCACTGGAGAAACCAATCCGCCAACTGGTGACCCTTCGCCGCCATCATCCAATTATGGCGATTGCACTGGTCCTAACGATTGTTATGGTCATCAGTGCCTTTATGAACAACACACCTGTTGTTGTCATTTTCATACCGCTAATGACCGCGCTTGCAGAACGCATGCACCGATCCACCTCGACATTGATGATCCCGCTGAGTTATGCATCTATTCTGGGCGGGATGACAACATTGATTGGCTCTTCCACCAATCTGCTTGTCTCAGCGTCAGCAACGCAGGCAGGACACGCGCCTATCGGATTTTTTGATTTTTCCGTTCCCGGAATTGTGCTGGCCGTCGCAGGCTTGCTGTATGCCATGCTTGTCGTGCCAAGATTACTGCCTAACAGGGACGCTGTTACGGATGGGTCTGCGCCAATTTCTGGAAAACAATTCATCGTACAGATCGAGATTTCACCGGACAGCCCCCTTGTTGGAGAACGGGCCGTTGCCGGGCAGTTCCCGAGTTTACGCAATATTACAATCCGCTTCATTCAACGGGAAGAAAAACTGTTATTGCCACCCTTTGATGATCTTGTTTTACGGCCTTGCGATTCTGTTGTCTTCGCAGGAACCCGCAAATCTTTAACAGATGCTTTCGCGGATAATCCAGAGATACTCCACGATTTTCTTGAAAATGACGAACAATCAGACAGTGAGCCTAACGACAAGCAGAATACCCGGGACCAGACGCTGGCCGAAGTTGTCGTTGCGCCCGCATCCCGAATGATTGGCCGGGCTCTTCACCAAATCAGTTTTCATTATCAGACCGGCTGCGTGGTGTTGGGCATTCAGCGACGTTCCCGAATGATCCGCACAAGCAGAATGACTGACATTCGGCTTGAGGCCGGAGATGTGTTGCTTCTTCTGGGCAAACGTCAGGAAATTATGGAGCTTCGCAATAATCCTGATGTTTTGTTGCTGGAATGGTCAACCCGCGAGCTTCCTGCACTTGCCCTTTCTTTAAGGGCGCGGTTGATTTTTGGGGCCGTTATTTTAAGTGCGGCCACTGGTTTTGTCCCGATTGTGGTCGCTGCGGTAGCGGGTGCGACAGCGATGGTTGTCTCTGGTTGCTTGAATATTCATCAGGCCAGCCGCTCAATCGATCGCCGAATATTCCTATTGATCTGGGCGGCGTTGGGTCTGGGCGCAGCCATGCAGGCTACTGGGGGTGCATCCTACCTTGCGCATCAAGCGCTTAGTCTTCTGGATGGTGCAGGGCCTGCGGTTGTATTATCCATCTTCTTTTTATTGGTCGCCCTGTTCACCAATGTTCTCAGCAACAATGCGACGGCCGTTCTGTTCACGCCTGTCGCAATCAGCATTGGAACCGAATTAGGTGTTGATCCAATGATTTTTGTTTTCGCAGTTATTTTTGCTGCCAATTGTTCCTTTGCCACCCCTATGGGATATCAAACGAATCTGTTGGTGATGGGACCCGGCCATTACAAGTTCATGGACTATTTTAAAGCCGGCGCCCCCCTCGTCATCCTTTTATGGCTGGTTTTTTCCATTTTCGCGCCTCTTTATTATGGCTTGCTATAA
- a CDS encoding arginyltransferase: protein MKRVEIPSRFFFSTPPAPCPYLEDKMERKIVTLLAGEDPDHLHNALSLAGFRRSQDLAYRPACEGCNACIPIRVQTRAFSASKSQRRVWSKNRLLKAIERPAIATDEHFTLFKKYLLARHAEGGMADMAFCDYQAMVEDSPVQSQLTEFRREDGTLYAVCLTDLMDDGLSLVYSFYDPEEEKNSPGSFIILWHILQARYLAMPYVYLGYWIAESPKMAYKKKFRPVEILTKEGWQVLFS from the coding sequence ATGAAACGAGTCGAAATTCCATCACGGTTCTTCTTTTCGACACCACCCGCCCCCTGCCCCTATCTGGAAGACAAGATGGAGCGGAAAATCGTAACGCTGCTTGCAGGAGAAGATCCAGATCATTTACACAATGCCTTAAGCCTTGCCGGATTTCGGCGTAGTCAGGATCTGGCCTATCGTCCCGCCTGCGAAGGATGCAATGCCTGCATTCCGATACGTGTCCAGACCAGAGCGTTTTCAGCCAGCAAATCACAACGCAGAGTGTGGTCTAAAAACCGCCTGCTGAAAGCTATTGAACGGCCCGCGATCGCAACAGACGAACATTTTACTCTCTTTAAGAAATATTTGCTGGCACGCCATGCAGAAGGTGGCATGGCTGATATGGCGTTCTGCGACTATCAAGCAATGGTCGAAGACAGCCCGGTTCAGTCACAGCTCACAGAATTCCGGCGGGAAGACGGCACCTTATATGCGGTTTGCCTGACAGATCTGATGGATGATGGCTTATCACTGGTGTATAGCTTCTATGATCCGGAAGAAGAAAAAAACAGCCCCGGAAGCTTTATTATCCTTTGGCATATTTTGCAGGCGCGCTATCTGGCCATGCCTTATGTCTATTTAGGATACTGGATCGCGGAAAGCCCTAAAATGGCATATAAAAAGAAATTCCGCCCCGTTGAAATTCTAACAAAAGAAGGTTGGCAGGTACTGTTTTCCTGA
- a CDS encoding class I SAM-dependent methyltransferase, with protein MFLEKNHSLPPVLTAALIQLVVFGILSVLIPQLQAHLIFSVPLFWQLVLQGGLAAAISFALGQSYWWIIIQFFGPPLLIIGLIVNVPIWVYPVVLILLLATFWNVAVNRVPLYLTNDLTAQKIETLLPKRDGLQVIDLGSGLGGTLRKIGKNQPGHLFFGAESAPAPFIVSVILNKVSGAKNVRFLFGSFWKLDLEQFDVVYCFLSPVPMSALYEKAKSEMKPGSLFISNSFQVPGHKPDRTVTVKDGRKTKLLIWKI; from the coding sequence ATGTTTCTAGAAAAAAATCATTCTTTGCCCCCTGTTCTGACTGCCGCTCTTATCCAGCTTGTTGTTTTCGGTATCCTTTCTGTCCTGATCCCGCAGCTACAGGCCCATTTGATTTTTTCGGTGCCTCTCTTTTGGCAACTCGTTCTGCAGGGAGGCCTCGCGGCGGCCATCAGTTTTGCATTGGGGCAATCCTATTGGTGGATAATTATTCAGTTTTTTGGCCCGCCCTTGCTCATCATAGGGTTGATAGTGAATGTGCCGATCTGGGTTTATCCCGTTGTACTGATTTTGCTGCTGGCGACCTTCTGGAACGTTGCTGTTAATCGGGTGCCGCTTTATCTCACGAATGATCTGACAGCACAGAAAATTGAAACACTCCTTCCCAAAAGGGATGGGTTGCAGGTTATCGATCTGGGCAGTGGCCTGGGAGGAACCCTGCGGAAGATCGGGAAAAACCAGCCGGGACATCTTTTCTTTGGTGCGGAAAGCGCACCAGCTCCTTTTATCGTGTCGGTGATCCTGAACAAGGTTTCGGGAGCAAAAAATGTCCGGTTTCTTTTTGGTAGTTTCTGGAAACTGGATCTGGAACAGTTTGACGTGGTTTACTGCTTTCTGTCACCCGTTCCCATGAGCGCCCTGTATGAGAAGGCGAAATCTGAAATGAAACCGGGAAGCCTGTTTATCAGTAATAGCTTTCAGGTGCCCGGACATAAACCGGATCGGACGGTGACCGTAAAGGATGGCCGAAAAACGAAGTTACTAATCTGGAAGATTTAA
- a CDS encoding RDD family protein, with translation MSKNTGPIIDLSMNSDSHDTKGSQKTFDYSGVRINRILAYIVDVVVIFFIGIAASTVAAILGIVTLGMLSPLLAMLLAAIPLAYHTMTIGSSWNATLGMRLFNLEVSLADGRSLDYFTAFIHSALFYFTMAITSALILLVSLFNSEGKLLHDYLTHSSVHNKPS, from the coding sequence TTGTCAAAAAATACGGGACCCATTATCGATCTAAGCATGAACTCAGACTCTCATGATACAAAAGGATCACAAAAAACATTTGATTATTCTGGCGTAAGAATAAACAGGATTTTGGCGTACATCGTCGATGTTGTCGTCATCTTTTTTATTGGTATAGCCGCGAGTACCGTTGCTGCAATCCTTGGCATTGTCACACTGGGTATGCTCTCTCCGCTTCTCGCAATGTTGCTGGCCGCTATTCCGCTTGCTTACCATACGATGACGATCGGGAGTTCCTGGAACGCAACCCTCGGCATGCGTTTATTCAATCTTGAGGTCAGTCTGGCCGATGGCAGAAGCCTGGATTACTTCACTGCGTTTATCCATTCAGCCTTATTCTATTTCACAATGGCCATCACGTCTGCATTGATCCTGCTGGTTTCTCTTTTTAATTCAGAAGGGAAATTATTGCACGACTACCTGACACATAGTTCTGTCCACAACAAGCCGTCATAA
- a CDS encoding TRAP transporter small permease subunit, with protein sequence MEALGSFFLNFAMGFVNLLILPWHIYNWLTLDTLKKKMNVLTQVGMSIEFFFVVIAIVILLIGIGIYKRRFLYGTVNTLENFNAKIGKAAAWFALLMMIQQVIIIAVGQIFRGNEIILAPLGMTIVSEELQWLSGQLKFYNAILIAMASAYTFIEGGHVRVDLVYASCKKRTKHWIDFFGTLFFFIPSTLLLWWFSWPIAMNAIFAQKPMNIWTTSTRWRSVRLETSGTAEFSWVWGFKLLVLIFAGLMFICAVSFLLRNILALLEKDKDIPTHVSFDGDPIGGIGIESLSDEANAGKRDQPAHPL encoded by the coding sequence ATGGAAGCGCTTGGAAGTTTCTTTTTGAATTTTGCCATGGGATTCGTAAACCTACTTATTCTCCCTTGGCATATTTATAATTGGCTAACGCTGGATACTTTGAAAAAGAAAATGAATGTGCTGACGCAAGTCGGTATGTCGATCGAATTCTTTTTCGTCGTCATCGCGATCGTCATCCTTCTAATCGGTATCGGTATATATAAACGTCGTTTTCTATACGGAACCGTCAACACACTGGAAAATTTCAACGCGAAAATCGGTAAAGCAGCCGCCTGGTTTGCTCTGCTAATGATGATCCAACAGGTTATAATTATCGCAGTTGGGCAAATTTTCCGTGGGAACGAAATTATCCTGGCGCCTTTAGGGATGACAATTGTTAGCGAAGAATTGCAGTGGCTGTCTGGTCAATTGAAATTCTACAACGCTATCCTGATTGCAATGGCATCGGCCTATACCTTTATTGAAGGCGGTCACGTTCGGGTCGATCTGGTTTATGCGTCCTGTAAAAAAAGAACCAAACATTGGATCGATTTTTTCGGAACCCTCTTCTTTTTCATTCCGTCAACGCTTTTACTTTGGTGGTTTTCCTGGCCAATTGCCATGAACGCTATCTTCGCACAAAAACCAATGAACATCTGGACAACCTCCACTCGGTGGCGCTCCGTCCGGCTTGAGACATCAGGGACAGCCGAATTCTCTTGGGTTTGGGGCTTTAAGTTGCTCGTCCTGATTTTTGCCGGGTTGATGTTTATTTGTGCGGTTTCATTTTTGCTTCGTAATATCCTTGCGCTTCTTGAAAAGGACAAAGACATTCCGACGCATGTTTCGTTTGATGGAGACCCAATCGGTGGCATTGGCATTGAATCCCTCAGCGATGAAGCCAACGCAGGCAAGCGCGACCAGCCTGCCCATCCCCTTTAA
- a CDS encoding TRAP transporter substrate-binding protein, producing the protein MDRRKFIKSVGVAGTVGTAAMAAPAIAKGREKLTMVTAWGRGLAGVFDAAVHFADSVNAMSDGTLEIDVKANGELVSGLSAVFDSVTSGQADMYHAADYYYVGQHPAFAYFTAVPFGMTPNELHNWYYHQDGHKFHLELGEEFGLHSFLCGNTGPQAGGWFRKEIKSAADFNGLKFRMPGLGGKALGKLGASVQTLPGSEVYQALASGAIDGTEWIGPWADEKAGFQEITKFYYTSGFHEPGAGLAVGINKDRFNGLSKAHQKMIEIAAGEANLWNLHQYLANNSEALTRLQAAGVKTLEFPDDVWDAFGKASIEVLDSNMEDPLFKKIRESVEKSMKASAAWDRLSSGVYGAQRSRVLG; encoded by the coding sequence ATGGATCGTCGTAAGTTCATAAAAAGTGTGGGTGTTGCAGGTACTGTAGGCACAGCAGCAATGGCTGCTCCTGCAATCGCAAAAGGCCGTGAAAAACTCACAATGGTTACAGCTTGGGGCCGTGGCCTCGCAGGCGTTTTTGACGCTGCTGTTCACTTCGCTGACTCTGTCAATGCCATGTCAGACGGCACACTTGAAATCGACGTAAAAGCAAATGGTGAGCTGGTTTCCGGTCTTTCCGCTGTTTTTGACTCAGTGACATCCGGTCAGGCTGATATGTATCACGCCGCCGATTATTACTATGTTGGTCAGCATCCTGCTTTTGCATATTTCACCGCTGTTCCATTTGGTATGACACCAAATGAACTGCATAACTGGTACTACCATCAGGATGGCCACAAATTCCACCTTGAACTGGGTGAAGAATTTGGTTTGCATTCATTCTTGTGCGGTAACACTGGCCCACAGGCGGGTGGTTGGTTCCGTAAAGAAATCAAATCAGCTGCTGACTTTAACGGACTGAAATTCCGTATGCCTGGCCTTGGTGGTAAAGCACTCGGTAAACTCGGTGCGTCTGTTCAGACATTGCCTGGTTCAGAAGTGTATCAAGCATTGGCTTCCGGCGCGATTGACGGAACTGAATGGATCGGCCCGTGGGCAGACGAAAAAGCAGGTTTCCAGGAAATCACTAAATTCTACTACACTTCCGGTTTCCATGAGCCAGGTGCTGGTCTTGCTGTTGGTATCAACAAAGACCGCTTTAACGGCCTAAGCAAAGCGCATCAGAAAATGATCGAAATTGCTGCTGGCGAAGCAAACCTTTGGAACCTCCACCAGTATCTTGCCAACAACTCTGAAGCACTGACTCGCTTGCAGGCAGCTGGCGTTAAGACTCTGGAATTCCCAGATGACGTTTGGGATGCATTCGGCAAGGCTTCTATCGAAGTTCTCGACAGCAACATGGAAGATCCACTCTTCAAGAAAATCCGTGAATCAGTTGAGAAATCCATGAAAGCATCTGCTGCTTGGGACCGTCTCTCTTCTGGCGTGTACGGCGCACAACGCTCACGAGTTCTAGGATAA
- a CDS encoding flagellar motor protein MotB — translation MADEVAPIIVKKIKKAGHGHHGGAWKVAYADFVTAMMAFFLLLWLLNVTDSVQKQGISDYFAPTVASSSESGSGGVLGGTSMQTEGAMVSNTGVPSVISSISPPEQGKKDDADGDGQSEIDEAEFLARLAALEEQSFEDARDQIKQAIADDPNLAGLADNIVIDMTPEGLRIQIVDQFDESMFPAGGTTIVPRVKRLLGKISKAIENLPNGLSISGHTDSSGFAGNDYTNWELSSDRANSSRRALLETGLDPERIKRVSGKADTEPMIEDDPSNPTNRRISIILLRETPVLPPNLK, via the coding sequence ATGGCCGATGAAGTCGCACCGATAATCGTCAAAAAAATCAAAAAAGCCGGACACGGGCACCATGGTGGTGCGTGGAAGGTGGCGTATGCTGACTTTGTAACGGCAATGATGGCGTTTTTCTTGTTGCTGTGGTTGCTGAATGTAACTGACTCTGTTCAAAAGCAGGGCATCTCTGATTATTTCGCTCCCACTGTTGCAAGCAGCAGCGAATCCGGCTCGGGTGGTGTGCTTGGAGGCACCAGTATGCAAACAGAAGGTGCCATGGTTTCCAATACAGGTGTCCCCTCTGTTATTTCCAGTATTTCCCCACCTGAACAAGGCAAAAAAGACGATGCAGACGGTGATGGTCAAAGCGAAATTGATGAAGCCGAATTTCTAGCGCGTCTCGCGGCCCTGGAAGAACAAAGCTTTGAAGACGCACGGGATCAAATCAAGCAAGCGATCGCAGACGATCCAAATCTTGCAGGACTGGCCGATAATATCGTCATTGATATGACGCCAGAAGGGTTGCGAATTCAAATCGTTGATCAGTTTGACGAAAGTATGTTTCCTGCGGGAGGCACAACAATTGTTCCCCGCGTGAAACGTCTTCTGGGGAAGATATCGAAGGCCATCGAAAATCTACCCAACGGCTTATCAATCAGCGGTCATACAGACAGCTCCGGCTTTGCGGGCAACGATTATACAAACTGGGAACTATCGTCCGACAGGGCGAATTCCAGCAGGCGGGCCCTACTGGAAACCGGATTGGATCCTGAACGCATAAAACGGGTGTCTGGTAAAGCGGATACCGAACCGATGATTGAAGACGACCCGTCGAACCCGACGAACCGGCGAATTAGTATTATACTGCTGAGGGAAACACCTGTTCTTCCGCCAAACCTGAAATAA
- a CDS encoding NAD(P)/FAD-dependent oxidoreductase, with protein MNYYQATRNSFEALPVLHEEVQADICVVGAGFTGLGVALELLNKGYSVIVLEAQTVGFGASGRSGGQIASGFSPGMVAIDEMLGGSVAKSLWTFSENSKEILKSRIQKYGIECDLREGELYVAPKPSHSEWLQQEKKYCEDHFGYDGYSWVDKEDLCGLIASKRYIAGLHDREGGHLHPLNYTLGLAEAVLAAGGTIFENSAALSVDKGKQVRVYTKEGAVQASTLVLAGNAYLDAFDLGQRKNILCVGSGILATEPLGEERAKKLISTTACICDTYFDLDYFKITPDTRLVFGGQDMALFPFSEGRDRIKRNMLRTFPSLEGIKIDFSWTGKIAATRKLLPEIKRLEPNVYVVHGYSGQGVVLSAVASQIVAEAIDGDLARLDVFENIHHAAIPQNKMLINPIIYTKLLWEKIKDAL; from the coding sequence ATGAACTATTATCAGGCTACAAGAAATTCCTTCGAGGCCTTACCTGTTTTACACGAGGAAGTGCAGGCTGATATTTGCGTGGTCGGCGCCGGATTTACCGGTCTTGGTGTTGCATTAGAGCTGTTAAACAAGGGGTACAGCGTCATTGTGCTGGAAGCGCAAACGGTTGGGTTTGGCGCTTCGGGTCGCAGTGGCGGACAGATTGCATCCGGATTTTCCCCCGGCATGGTGGCCATTGATGAAATGCTCGGGGGCTCTGTGGCAAAAAGCCTGTGGACGTTTTCCGAAAATTCAAAAGAGATCCTGAAGTCGCGAATCCAGAAATATGGGATTGAATGCGATTTGCGAGAGGGGGAGCTTTATGTCGCGCCCAAGCCATCCCATTCAGAATGGCTGCAACAGGAAAAAAAATATTGTGAAGATCACTTTGGTTACGACGGGTATTCCTGGGTCGATAAGGAGGATCTGTGTGGTTTAATCGCAAGTAAGCGATACATTGCCGGACTTCACGACAGGGAAGGCGGTCACCTTCATCCTTTAAATTACACGCTGGGACTGGCAGAAGCGGTCTTGGCCGCTGGAGGAACTATCTTTGAAAACTCTGCGGCACTTTCTGTCGATAAAGGAAAACAAGTCAGGGTTTACACGAAGGAAGGAGCTGTTCAAGCGTCCACGCTGGTACTGGCAGGAAATGCATATCTTGACGCTTTTGATCTGGGGCAGCGAAAAAATATCCTTTGTGTCGGGAGCGGTATTCTGGCGACGGAACCGCTTGGTGAAGAGCGGGCCAAAAAGCTGATATCAACGACGGCTTGTATTTGTGATACTTATTTTGATCTCGATTATTTCAAAATAACGCCAGATACGCGGTTGGTATTTGGTGGTCAGGATATGGCTCTTTTTCCATTTTCAGAGGGCCGGGATCGAATAAAAAGAAATATGCTTCGGACATTTCCCAGTTTGGAGGGCATAAAAATAGACTTCAGCTGGACAGGGAAGATCGCCGCGACAAGAAAATTGCTGCCAGAAATCAAACGGCTTGAGCCAAACGTCTACGTCGTTCACGGATATTCCGGTCAGGGCGTTGTGTTGTCTGCGGTCGCAAGCCAGATCGTTGCAGAGGCCATAGATGGCGATCTTGCACGTCTTGATGTCTTCGAAAACATTCACCATGCAGCGATACCGCAGAATAAAATGTTAATAAATCCAATAATTTACACGAAGTTATTATGGGAAAAAATTAAAGACGCGCTGTGA
- the motA gene encoding flagellar motor stator protein MotA, whose product MFWILGIVVTFGCVAGGYSVHGDFGVLWQPLEFWIILGAAAGAFLQGNPKWVIFGTLGNLGKLMKAAPYDKKTYEELLTLMYAIFKLAKTKGMIALEPHIENPHDSALFQNFTSFTKNHHAMDFMCDYLRLMTMGTENPHEVENLMDVDLETHHAEHHAYSSAITQLGEALPAFGIVAAVLGVIVTMGSISEPPEVLGGLIAAALVGTFFGILVAYGLFSPMGTNIQQYFDADAKYYDCMKTGLLAHLQGYAPAVSVEFARKTLYSHERPTFSEVEEACNNAPSV is encoded by the coding sequence ATGTTTTGGATTTTAGGGATCGTTGTTACGTTTGGTTGTGTCGCCGGCGGGTACAGTGTGCACGGTGATTTTGGCGTACTTTGGCAACCGCTGGAGTTCTGGATCATCCTGGGTGCCGCAGCTGGCGCGTTTCTCCAAGGTAACCCCAAATGGGTTATCTTTGGAACGCTCGGCAATTTGGGCAAGCTCATGAAAGCCGCACCCTACGACAAAAAAACCTACGAAGAACTTCTGACACTGATGTATGCAATTTTCAAATTGGCGAAAACCAAAGGCATGATCGCATTGGAGCCTCATATTGAAAATCCGCATGACAGTGCCCTCTTTCAGAATTTCACCAGTTTTACAAAGAACCATCATGCCATGGACTTCATGTGCGACTATCTTCGCCTGATGACCATGGGAACGGAAAATCCACATGAAGTGGAAAACCTGATGGATGTGGATCTTGAAACCCACCATGCAGAACATCACGCCTATTCCTCTGCGATTACGCAGTTGGGTGAAGCTCTCCCCGCCTTTGGTATCGTTGCTGCGGTGCTTGGTGTGATTGTGACAATGGGCTCCATCTCCGAGCCACCAGAAGTGCTGGGCGGTTTGATTGCTGCGGCCCTTGTGGGTACCTTCTTTGGTATTTTGGTGGCGTATGGCCTTTTCTCGCCAATGGGAACAAACATTCAGCAATATTTTGATGCAGATGCCAAATATTATGACTGCATGAAAACAGGCTTGCTGGCTCATTTACAAGGCTATGCCCCAGCAGTTTCTGTCGAGTTTGCCCGGAAAACACTGTATAGCCATGAACGACCAACCTTCTCAGAGGTTGAAGAAGCCTGTAACAACGCACCGAGTGTGTAA
- a CDS encoding flavin reductase family protein encodes MTFDALEFRSALGCFATGITVVTSMKDGRSPLGITVNSFSSVSLDPPLVLFSLGHQGNHCQEFKDSGIFAINILSSEQKFLCDRFASPLDDRFNGIEHKIGENGSPVFEESLAVFECQTHETVEAGDHLIFICRVTNVTSHPEKSALLFNKGAFPVL; translated from the coding sequence ATGACTTTTGATGCACTAGAATTTCGTTCCGCTTTGGGATGCTTTGCCACTGGTATCACTGTGGTTACATCCATGAAAGATGGACGAAGCCCACTGGGTATTACTGTGAATTCGTTTAGTTCGGTGTCCCTCGACCCGCCGCTTGTGCTGTTCAGCCTTGGCCATCAGGGAAATCACTGTCAGGAATTCAAGGATTCTGGGATCTTTGCGATTAACATTCTGAGCAGCGAACAAAAATTTCTTTGTGATCGGTTTGCATCCCCCTTGGACGATCGTTTCAACGGCATCGAACATAAGATTGGTGAGAACGGAAGTCCGGTTTTCGAAGAGAGCCTTGCCGTGTTTGAATGTCAAACCCATGAAACTGTTGAGGCTGGCGATCATCTGATCTTCATTTGCCGGGTCACCAATGTGACATCTCACCCGGAAAAATCAGCGCTGCTGTTTAATAAAGGAGCCTTTCCGGTTCTTTAA